In the Streptomyces sp. 3214.6 genome, CTGGAGGAGCACTTCGGGCTGGCGCTCGAGGTCAGAGCGGAGGGGGCTTTGGCCTATGACACCGAAGGAACCCTCAGCGATGTGGCTTATCCGGGTCCGGGTACCGTGCGCCAGGCAGCGCTGCTGCTGACCGATGCGCTGACCGATCTGGCCCGGCCGACGGCGGGTCACCACGTCCCGGGGACTGCGGCAGATGTTCCGGGCCTGCTGACGCCGTGGGACACGGTCCGCGGTGAACTGGATGGCCTGGCCTCGCGCTACGCCAGGGCCTGGGCCGGTGCCTACATTGCCGATCCGGCCCGTCTACAGAAGGAGGTCGTGGCCCTGCTGGAATCCATGTCGCTGGCCCGCAGCCTGCCCGAAGGACTGGTGCTGCATCCGGCAGCGGCCCGCTACCGGCCCGAACCGCAAGCCCAGCCGACGCGCGCCGCACGGCGGCTGGCCGATACACCGCCCGACAGCGTCGGGGCGCCGCCTTCCGACGTGCTGTTCACCGAGTCCTTCCTCAGGGAGGCATTGTGAGTGCCCTTGTCTTCCCCGGCCCGCGCACACCCGACAGCCCCGCGGACGGCCGAGCGCCCGCCAGCGCGGCCCATCCCTACCGGTGGCGGCTGAACCGGGCGGGAATCGTCAACGTCTGGTTCTACTTCGACCAGCGCTTCGATCTCTCGGGCGGCCGCCTGGTGCTGCGGGGATCGAACGGGTCCGGCAAGTCCCGGGCCCTGGAGATGCTACTGCCGTTCGTCCTGGACGCCGACCGGCGCCGCATGGATGCCACCGGGTCCGGCAAGGTCCGGCTGGAGGATTTGATGCGGGCGGGCGGCGACGGCCAGGCCAACCGGCTCGGGTATGTGTGGCTGGAGCTCACCCGTGCCGTGGAGGACGCCGGCGGTGAGCAGCGCACAGAGTTCGTGACCGCGGGCGCCCTGATCCGCTTCTCGCACAGTGCCGCGGAGGCGAAGGCCTGGTACTTCCTCACCCCCCTGCGGGTCGATGAGGACCTGGTCCTTCTCGACACCAGCCGGGTCCCGCTGTCGAAGGAAGGTCTGGCCGCCGTCATCGGAGCGGACCGTCTGACCTCGTCTCCCGATGTTCACCGCGACCGGGTACGCACGGCCGTCTTCGGGCTCCACGGCGACCAGGGACGCGAGCGGTATACGGGGCTGCTGCAGTTGCTGCACACGCTGCGCTCGCCCGACGTGGGCAATCGCATCGACGAAGGCCGCCTGCCTCAGATCCTTTCCGACGCCCTGCCCCCGCTGTCCGACAAGGCCATCGCCACAGCGGGTGAGGAACTCGACGGGCTGGAAGAGACCCGGGCCGCGCTGGCCCGGCTGGAAACCGCCTACGGTCACGTCGCCGACTTCCTCAGGGTCTACACCCGTTACGCCACGGGCGTCTGTATCGCCGCCAGTGACCGCACTCAGGCTGCGGCCGTCCTGGCCCGGGACACCGACGCGAGGGCCGCACAGCGGGAGGAGACACACCTCCAGCTCGTCCGCGACCATGCTGACGCGGTAGCCGAGGTCCGCGAACTGGACGGCTATCGCGACGAGTTGGAAGCAACCGTCGCCGGAATCCGGCAGTCGAGCGAGTACAGGGCTGCCCGGGAGCTCAGCGAACGCCTCGGCACCCTGCAGGCTCTGGAAGCGGCCGCCCGCAACGCCATGGCCACCACCGAGGGGGCCCGTGAGGAGGAACAGCGCACCGCCGACGCGTGCAACGAAGCGGCCCAGGACGCCAAGAGCGCGGCAGACGAGGCGGCCCAGATCGTCCAGCAGGCCGGTGAACTCCTGGTGGGGGCAGGTCTCAACACCCCGCTGCCCGCTGCCCCGCACTTCGAGGTGCGGGAGCCTGATCTCGTGGTGGAGCCGGTGCGCACCACAGCGGATGCCGACCCGGAGCCCGTCAGCCGCCCGGCGGCACTGCCTCTCATGCCCGCCCCGGACGACATCACCGCGACCATCGACGCCCTGCTCGCGGCGATCCCCGCGCTGCGCTCGGCTGCGGCCACCCGGGCCCAGCAGACAGCCGCACGCGCCGGCGAGGCCCGGGAACTGGTCTCCGCTCTCGAGAAAGTACGGCGCGCACAGGACCGGGCCGAAGACGCCGCCGAAGACGCCGCCGCGGCTGAAGACAAAGCGCAGCAAGCAGAAACCAACCGCGATGAAGCGGCAGCGAAGCTGGCCGTGGCCTGGCGGACCTGGACCGCATCCTCGCGCTCGCAGCGTCTGCTGGGCGACGTCGACTGGCACAGCACGGCCGTCGCCGCCCTCCTGGACGACATCGAAGCCCTGGCCGGTGACGTGCCGGCCAGCCCGGACGCCGACCGTGAACTGGCCCGCCTGGATGCCCTTGCCCATCAGGTGGCCGCGCCTGCCCGGGCCCTGCACGCACAGCAGACGGCCGCATTGGCCGCACAGACACAGCAGGACAACGCCCGGCGCGAGCAGTTGCTGGCCGAAGCCGGGGAACTGCGACGGGAGCGCGATGTGCCGCCGGCAGTGCCGGACTGGCTGGACAGCCCGCCTGCCGGTGCACCGGCGCTGTGGCAGCTGCTGGAGTTCCGTTCCGAGGTCGACGCGGGGGTGCGGGCCGGCGTGGAGGGCGCCCTGCTGGCCTCGGGGCTGCTGTACGGCGTCCTCACGCAAGACGGCGACGTGGTCGCCGAAAGCGGCCAGCTGTTGGTGACAGCCAGCGGTCCCCCGGCGCTGCGCTCACTGCGCACGCTGCTGGTCCCGGCCGGGAGCGACAGCAGGGAGGTGGCACGCGTCAACGCAGTCCTGGATCAGATCGCCCTGAGTCCGGGGCACCCCACCTGGGTGGCGCCCGACGGCTCGTGGGGCAACGGTCCTCTGAGGGGACGTCACCTGCCCGCAAGCGCCCGCTACATCGGCGCCAGGGCGCGGGCGGCCGCCCGCGCGGCCCGTCTCGCCGAGATCGACGTCCTGCTCGAACAGTTACAGCAGGCGGCACAGGAGCGCAGCGAGCAGCAGGACGCCCTAGAGGCCAGGCTGCGGGACCTGGAGAGCCACCTGGTGGAGGCTCCGCGCTCCGTGCAGCTCGCGACGCTGCGCCTGCAGGCCGCCTCAGCCCGTACGGACGCCGTCGCCGCCCGCAGGCAAGCAGGCGCGCTCGCGGAGGAGGCCCAGCGGATGCAGCGGGCCTGGACGACCCGCCAGCACAGCCACCGCGAAGTCTGTGCGGCCCTGGGAATGCCCGACGACGCAGAGGGTCTGCGGACCATGCAGGCCTGTGCGGAGCAGTCGCAGGCCATGTGCCGGGATGTGGACCGCGCCGGCGAAGCGGTCAAGAAGCATCTCGCCCGCCGGCAGCTTCTGCTGGCACGCCTGCGCACCGTCCGCGACCGGCGCAGTGAGGCAGAGGGACACGCCGAGTCGGCAGGCCTGGACTGGTCGCGGGAGGCCTCTGCGCTGGCCGCATTGCGCGAGAGCCTCGGATCCAGCCCGCAGGAGGTGCACGACCGTCTCGACGCAGCCGAACGGGAGCTGAAGCAGACCAAGGCGATCCTGCAGCGCACCAACAGCCAGGTACTCGACCTGACCGGCCAGGTGGCCGCGGCCAAGGAGAAGGCGCAGGGCGCCCGGGAGAAAGCACAAGAGGCACGGGCGGCTCTCGTCCAGCAGGCCCAGGCGCTGCACCGGCGCCTGGGCCATCCGGCTCTGGCCGTGGCCCTGGTCCCGGGCACGGTTGCTCCTGCGGAACTGCTGTCGGCGAGCGCCGGTGCGGACGACGTCCTGGCTGCGGTGCGCGAGGTCCGGGCAGCGGTACAGCGGCCGGAGAGCACCGCCGATGCCACCGCGCTGGTACGCGCCCAGTCGGTACTGGAACGCAACACCGCGGGCGCCTACGACGTGACCGTCACGATCGAGGACGACCTGCATGTCGTGGAACTGACGGATGCCAGCGGACGGCGCCACATCGCCGATGCCGCAGCCGAACTGCGGGAACGACGCGACCGCGGACGCAGCGCGCTGACCCAGCGTGAGCGCACGGCCTTTCACCACTTCGTCCTGGGCGGGATGGCCGAAGAACTCCGCAACCGCATCCTCGAGGCCGAAGGCCTGGTCAAGGCGATGAACACCTCGCTGCAGCCCATCACCACCAGCCACGGCATCGGCGTCAAGATCCGCTGGCGCCTGGCCGATTCGGCCAACGAGCACATCACGCGGATCAAAGAGCTGATGAAACGCGACGTCCATGTGCTGCGCGAAGCGGAATCCGAGGAACTCATCAGCCGGCTCAAGGCACTCGTGGACGCCGCCTACAGCGATGACCCCCAGGCCGGATACGCCACCCACCTGCACACGGCTCTCGACTACCGGGCCTGGCATGTCGTGGACGCCTTCATCACCGGTCCCGAACCGGGCCAGGAACGCAAGATCAGCCGCCGGGCCAAGCTCTCGCAGGGCGAGACCCGCTTCGTGTCCTACGTGACCCTGTTCGCCGCCGCCGACGCCTACCTCAGCAGCCTGCCCGACACCGGCCGGGCCCTGCGGCTGATTCTCCTGGACGACGCCTTCGCCAAAGTCGACCACCGGACCATCGGCGAACTGATGGCGCTTCTGGTCCGCCTGGACCTCGACTTCGTCATGACCGGCCACGCCCTGTGGGGATTCTTCGCCGAGGTTCCCGCCCTGGACACCTACGAAGTGCGCCGCGCCGAAGGCACCGCGGCCGTGACTACCCACGTCCACTGGGACGGCCGCAACCGCCACCTGCGCGCCGCATCATGAACCCTCATTCCCTCCCCCAGCTGCCCGCCCCCGTCCGCAGCTACCTCGACGACCCCAGCCTCACCTCGCTGTGGGAGGCCGCCCACAGACGGCTGGAGCGCAACCGCCTGTCCCCCACCGGAACCGTGCAGGCCCAGCTCGACACCGAAGGCGCCAAGCGGCTGGGAGGACTGCTCGGCACCCGGCTCGAGCCCGGCCTGCGCCGCATCCAACTGGGCGCTCTGGACGCGGCCTTGAGGGCATCAGCCGCCCAGTGCGGCCTTGTCAGCGTCGTGGCGGAGCTGACCGGCCGACCCCTGCAGGACCGGATGTCGGCCAAAGAGGCACAGCAGACAGCGTGGACCGCGCTCTGGCAGCAGCTGGATGGCGACCTCACCCGTGCAGGCCTGGCCCACGCGGGCTGGATCGCCGAATGGCTCGGGGAGTTGAGGAGCACCGGCATCCTCACCCGCGCCGGCATCGAAGCTGCCACTGCTGCCCTCAGCGGCACCGTGCGCACCATCGCCACACTCACGAACACCCCCCTTCACGACCCGCCCGGCACCGGAGCAGAGGATGTGAGGCAGTGGGAGCTGAGCGAGCTCGCCGCACATACGACCGGCGACGCCCACGGACTCGACGAGGACCGTCTCACCGGCATCCTGGTCCTCAAGGCCATTGCGGCAGCCTGCACACTGCCGTCGCCCGACTCGGCCGCAAGCCGCCGGCTGCTGTGGGAACGGGTCGGCGTCAGCACAGACACCCTGTCGGGAACCGTCATGGTGTGGAAGCTGGAGCCGCCCGGAACCCATCCCTGGGCGATGATGATGCGCACCCGCAGCGATCTGTCGCTGGTGACACACCTGACCCTTCAGGAGCTGCGCGCTGTCCCCGATGTCGCTCTGACAGTGCCGGGAACAACCGTGTATTTCTGCGAGAACCCGCAAGTGCTTCAGGCCGCCGCCCGGTATGACCTGCCCGGCATCCTGATCTGCGGCAGCGGCAACCCGTCCGCAGCCGGATGGGAACTACTGCAACGGCTCACCAGCGGCGGAGCGGACGTCGCCTATCACGGCGACTTCGACTGGCCCGGCATCGCCATCGCCGACCGCGTGATGCGGGCCGGAGCACGCCCCTGGCAGATGCACGCTGCCGACTACCTCAACGCACTGGCCGAACTGCCCGCCGAACGGCTCCTCCCTCTTGCCGGGCCGGCCACCCTCACCCCCTGGGATCCTCAACTAGC is a window encoding:
- a CDS encoding TIGR02679 family protein — encoded protein: MNPHSLPQLPAPVRSYLDDPSLTSLWEAAHRRLERNRLSPTGTVQAQLDTEGAKRLGGLLGTRLEPGLRRIQLGALDAALRASAAQCGLVSVVAELTGRPLQDRMSAKEAQQTAWTALWQQLDGDLTRAGLAHAGWIAEWLGELRSTGILTRAGIEAATAALSGTVRTIATLTNTPLHDPPGTGAEDVRQWELSELAAHTTGDAHGLDEDRLTGILVLKAIAAACTLPSPDSAASRRLLWERVGVSTDTLSGTVMVWKLEPPGTHPWAMMMRTRSDLSLVTHLTLQELRAVPDVALTVPGTTVYFCENPQVLQAAARYDLPGILICGSGNPSAAGWELLQRLTSGGADVAYHGDFDWPGIAIADRVMRAGARPWQMHAADYLNALAELPAERLLPLAGPATLTPWDPQLAAAMNQYGLAVHEEAQLHHLLPDLRHDRPTCGFR
- a CDS encoding TIGR02680 family protein, translating into MSALVFPGPRTPDSPADGRAPASAAHPYRWRLNRAGIVNVWFYFDQRFDLSGGRLVLRGSNGSGKSRALEMLLPFVLDADRRRMDATGSGKVRLEDLMRAGGDGQANRLGYVWLELTRAVEDAGGEQRTEFVTAGALIRFSHSAAEAKAWYFLTPLRVDEDLVLLDTSRVPLSKEGLAAVIGADRLTSSPDVHRDRVRTAVFGLHGDQGRERYTGLLQLLHTLRSPDVGNRIDEGRLPQILSDALPPLSDKAIATAGEELDGLEETRAALARLETAYGHVADFLRVYTRYATGVCIAASDRTQAAAVLARDTDARAAQREETHLQLVRDHADAVAEVRELDGYRDELEATVAGIRQSSEYRAARELSERLGTLQALEAAARNAMATTEGAREEEQRTADACNEAAQDAKSAADEAAQIVQQAGELLVGAGLNTPLPAAPHFEVREPDLVVEPVRTTADADPEPVSRPAALPLMPAPDDITATIDALLAAIPALRSAAATRAQQTAARAGEARELVSALEKVRRAQDRAEDAAEDAAAAEDKAQQAETNRDEAAAKLAVAWRTWTASSRSQRLLGDVDWHSTAVAALLDDIEALAGDVPASPDADRELARLDALAHQVAAPARALHAQQTAALAAQTQQDNARREQLLAEAGELRRERDVPPAVPDWLDSPPAGAPALWQLLEFRSEVDAGVRAGVEGALLASGLLYGVLTQDGDVVAESGQLLVTASGPPALRSLRTLLVPAGSDSREVARVNAVLDQIALSPGHPTWVAPDGSWGNGPLRGRHLPASARYIGARARAAARAARLAEIDVLLEQLQQAAQERSEQQDALEARLRDLESHLVEAPRSVQLATLRLQAASARTDAVAARRQAGALAEEAQRMQRAWTTRQHSHREVCAALGMPDDAEGLRTMQACAEQSQAMCRDVDRAGEAVKKHLARRQLLLARLRTVRDRRSEAEGHAESAGLDWSREASALAALRESLGSSPQEVHDRLDAAERELKQTKAILQRTNSQVLDLTGQVAAAKEKAQGAREKAQEARAALVQQAQALHRRLGHPALAVALVPGTVAPAELLSASAGADDVLAAVREVRAAVQRPESTADATALVRAQSVLERNTAGAYDVTVTIEDDLHVVELTDASGRRHIADAAAELRERRDRGRSALTQRERTAFHHFVLGGMAEELRNRILEAEGLVKAMNTSLQPITTSHGIGVKIRWRLADSANEHITRIKELMKRDVHVLREAESEELISRLKALVDAAYSDDPQAGYATHLHTALDYRAWHVVDAFITGPEPGQERKISRRAKLSQGETRFVSYVTLFAAADAYLSSLPDTGRALRLILLDDAFAKVDHRTIGELMALLVRLDLDFVMTGHALWGFFAEVPALDTYEVRRAEGTAAVTTHVHWDGRNRHLRAAS